The DNA sequence actcattttacaaaaaaattataaaaactatCCATTTTGAACTTGAAATGACAAAGTTATCCTTATTTAATTCACAAAATTTGTCGATATCGCGAactttgctcgacatgctcgattAATGCATATCGAGCATTAATGATAAATACACTAATGCTGGATCATTGCGAGTCGAGTAtatcgagcattagtgtatttgtGATAAGTATattaatgctcgacatgctgAACTTCTGCTAGTCGAACAATAGTGATAAATACACCAATTAATGCTCGACATACTCAACTATTACGAGTCGAGCAATCAAGCATTCTTAAAAAATACACTAATACTTTTCTAATTTTTCTATGGATTTTTTCTAGTCTAACACGAAGTTTGTGCTCGTCTAATTTTTCTCATGTCGAACAATTCGTAATCAttgttatatattatataagtaGATACTATAAATTAGTTATTTGGATATTTTATCGATCCAATAAATGATGCATGTGATTTTAGATCAATagtaaaaaagagaaaaagatatTGTCTAACAAAAACATGTCACGCAAACTTGCAAAACTTTCTTGCCAATCATATTCAATCTTTCCTAAAAGTCAAAATCTCCATAGTGCCATGTCCTATTTACACTCAACTTCACCACTATATCCAGGGACGGAtccagaatttttttgttatggGGGCACAAAatagttatatataaaaaatacgtTCAAAACAACTGCTCTCTCcgtttcattacaaatgtctcacttttgATAATGagatgtctcattacaaatgtctcgtTCCATTTTTGGTATTCTCtctttatacctaatatttaaataattttcatcaatcactttatttactttttacaCAATTCTTAATCTATGTgctcaaaagtaatgagacatttgtaattgGAATGAGGGAGTACTACATAGTATTTcaagtctattacaattgaaacaTACGAGTTCTCATTGATCGAAACATTTAAATGATTGATTCATTATCAAAACTATCAAAAATCTTtgtttcaatatatataatcaaGCAATCATTTATATATCCATTATCTCCCATCAAATTTGAAAGaagaaatcaaattaatttatattataaatttataatatgaattattttttgattataaagcttttatgatgatgatggaacaaggagagagagagtgtgagagagagagagcaatcTGCTTTAAAAATTGAGAGAGTCTGTTTGCACTGCGAATTCCTTATTTAACATGacaagaattttttattttatataatgatATCACTTTTCAAGTCGGCATTAATTTTGAGGTTTGGGGGATtagaaatattataaaataaaaaaggttaCAAGGCACTATTATAATTGGGCTGGATATTTTTGGGCCGGGGATTGAAATAGTTGGGTTTGGGGACATATATaactattaaaaataaattaagttgtgggggcacgtgcccccatacCTGACAACGTAGGTCCGTCTCTGACTATATCAACACCCAACGGTGGTGCCACCCTCAAcacaaaatcaaaaaaaaaagagaaaaagaaaaaaaatcccaATGAGCTTCATCTTTCTATTGGCCTCTCTTTCAATATTGGGTTGGTCATGGAGCTGCCATGCTGACATGATAGCTGACATTTGTTCCCAATCACACACAATTAGCCCGGTCACGTGCGCCCGAACTCTGAGATCGGACCCACGCTCCCGTGGGGCATATCTCAACACTTTGGGTCAAATCGCAATCAAGAAAGCTAAAGTCGCGGTAAAAAATACCGCGACTGTGGCCAAGTCGGTGACGAACCTCAACAACATGGGTGCGGTTAGTGTGTGCGTGAGAGTGTGCAGCAGCGCCATCGACGACTTAAACACTATAGCTGAAATGCTCAAGCATTCCGACAAAAGCCACAAAAATGATATACCGATCACACTTTCGGCGGCCGCAACGTTTGTCGAAACCTGCGACGATACGTTCGCGGAGAACTTGGGCGGTGAGCCGGCTGAGGTGAAGGAAGCCAGCACAATTGCTCAAGGTCTCATCCTTGTTGTTCTCATCATTGCAGGCATGTTACCCTAGAAGGAATTCAAGACTTGATCAGTATACCGTTGCTGAATGGTTTATGATATGATTATGGTGCTCGTCTGTTTGATTATTTGTCTTGAAATTATGTTGACACACTAATATATGTGTAATTGTGTTGTTATCGATATATACATACGTATGTCAAATTGCTATATGATCTTTACTATCAACTTTTTATAGTTATATGTAAtatttgattttgtgttaataTCTCTAATCGTTTTGCTTAAccaaagataattttttttaatattaatcataaaaataaaaaacatattaatttaaatttcaatcACTTTTTATGTATGCTAcaataaaaagtaaataaaaagaaaaaaataatcaaaataaaatataatttaaaaaaggtTATTAAGTTCGTGGGAAAACtagaaaaatattgaaagttcgtgtatttacacgcaaataacttaaattaaaaattgacaTGTGTACGCCGTGTAGACAATAATATGCCACGTAGAAGCCAAGTCAGTTACAATTTAACCGGAACTGCTCGTCGTGGAAAAGACAGACAAAcacaaagttcgtgtatttatattcaaaaaataaagtttatgaaataaaccaaaaaatactataagttcatgtatttacacGCAAATAACCCAAAAAAATATGAAGAAGAAAAAACTGTAAGAAATGGAGTATTCACAAACTACCCAAGTCCTTGCTGCCCCACCCTTTCCCTCTCCCGAATCCAATTTTCCTTCTCTGTACTTAcatcatatataaatattttttcctCACACGGTGCTCGAGCTACTCCACCGtcgtttttctctctctctctctctctctccaccaccAAAAGCTTCTTCGTCGGACTAATTACATAATTCTCCattgctatttttgaaaagaGGTTATTTGCAAGTAAATTTACgaacttttaatattttttatttttcccatGAAATTTAGTTTTGTAAATAAATTACATGGACTTTGTGCTAGTTTGGTTTTTCCCATGAAATTTAATTTCTCTCAAATTGATGCTTATGACGTGCTTGTCGAAGCTGCCAACGTAGAATGATTGTTCATCGGTCTTAATTAGTATTTTTTGAGTCATTTGTAGAAGGGGGCAAAAATTTCATCACATTAACTGAATACGACTATTAATTCATGCATTATAGacattcatatatttatattgcttttttttgttattatcaTTTCTtaccaaaatttttttttactatttcttATGGGATCTAATCTCTAAATTTTCTTATAatagtaaataaagaaataagaGAATACTAATACTCTTATCACCAAATTAATTTTACAACATTTTCCATATTTGGAcgtaaatatatatgaataaatgtacaaaatattttacataCACGAATTTTCATAGGACACTCACAAGCATTTTATTGCAATGTGTAATAAGATATATTTGTCAGTGTCCTATTAAAATTTGTGCGTGCGTCCTCATCATATGTACATATGCATGAGAGatatttttcaaataataaaCTAAATTAATGAAAGATAAGACCAATAAGAtgagaaaaaatatagtaatcaACTAATTTTGTTGTTGGTTAATTAATGTATTCTTCCATTTTagttaaatgaataaatattctcGTTCAATACAATAAACATGTCATTTGATAAGATGCATATATAAATCCATTTCATATGTTTGGGTTTATGAGGAAGTTAGTTATGTCCTAGACACATAGCTATTGTATTCATCAAATAGCTATCTGGCaaattgaaaaatagcctatataGGGCCCGCAAATTACAATTAATGTTTTGAAGaaatttatatacaaaaatTGACATAAGTCATTTGGATCAAAATCTATAACAAGACATTTGTATCCAAATCCTAATTCACATGTAGGCATATTTTTAATTTGTCAATGATTGATTGTATTACATTAATATTGACCCATTATCAGCAGTGATGTTCGGAAATTTTTGGAAAATTTATTTCCTTCTAACAAAATGAGTCATCTTCAAATGGAAAACGAGCCATCATCTTTAATGAAATGGAGAaagtaatatataaatttaaattattcgaTATTTGGCATCAAAATATCCCTTTTATCACTAGGACATTTTTAGTGAAACAATGGATTATCATCTTTGGTATTTAAGCGCGCCAATGAGGCCTAGTCCACGTGGCAAAATTGATGCACCCAAAGACTTTTCTGTATGAGAGTTTTTGTGTTCAATTTCGTCTATGTACGGGTAGTTTTCTCATTTTTATGTGGGTAGTGTTTCCACCTTTATATGATGTAGAAGTCATTTTCCGTATGTGTGCGGgctgcttatttgattatatattagatacctcttgtaattaaaaaaaaaaactttattaTTTAAGTGTGGTGTTAGTAGGCATTGATTTTCAAAAGgaggaaataataataataataataataataataataataataataataataataataataataataataatgcggctatataaaaaagaaaaagaaaagagaacgtaaaaacccttgaaagcacaaaaaagcagaatatgggccgagcctcattaaaacttttttacggaaaaccccatggaaaaaaccgtaaaaaggaaaaagagtgctcgtctaaaCGACGACAACAAAACAACCAAGATTGAAAGAGCGGAAATGAATGTTTTcggagctccggcctaaccatcgttcCTAAACAAATCCGGCTCAAACCAACCAAAAACTTAAAGCAAACTAACCAAAGCTTAGCAGAGACGCaaaaccaaaaccaaaagaacAAGAAAGCCCAATCCATCAACCAAACAAAGCAAAGAGACCCAAACGAAAACTCAAGACACGGACAAGGCGAACAAAAAAGCCCAAGTCCAGCTCAACCAACTAAACCCATAGGCGAGAACCATCTCAATGCACGAACCCAGCACATAGTCCTTCAAAAAACTCAACGCCGACAGCGGCAGCCGTCGCGAAGCAACGCTAAGTGACACGAGAATAATTTTGACTACAACAACCATTTAAGAATAGTCGATGACATTTAATCTAAGCAACAAAGCTGAGACACCAAAAGACTTTCTCTAAAAATAGATCATTGGTTCAAGTTCAATTGCCGATACGTGAATTGTAATTTGTTTGGATATTGACTTATAATATACAAGTGTATCTtgtatttgtcaaaaaaaaaaaaaaagttatactaATAAACAATATCATTATACACATGCATACAtgcttaatttaaatatttattctatttttcgaagaaaaaaattatattctttcGACAAAGCAATAAATGGAGGCCCCTCCCCGACCGATATATTCAAACCTTGCCACCCCCCTACCAAACAACAAATATTGAAAATCAAATTGCCATAGTAATAACCTCAaccctttcatttttttttttttttttgatcggtcaaagtcatgttagatgttagtagttagttccccatccactccaagaaccaccttatctctccattcaccaaactccaccttatatctccaatcaccaattcgttcccaagagggatcgaacccgggtcacttcacttaagtgaggacccggtggccagtaaCCTCAACCCTTTCATACCCACTGCGAAGAAATTAACTTGAATGTCCGCAACCAACAACGGGTTGTTGACGGACTTGCGACGATCACCGGAACTCTACGTCCCATTCGCTTTTCAGCCGCAACCTGAATTTAATAAAGCTATGGCGACGGATTTATCCATTGCCGATACCACATCCCTTTCTAGTATATATCCCCTCCCcaattaaacataattaaataataaaagaagCATTTCCTTCTCCATTCTATATATACCAAACACATTTTTTGTTACAATAATTATGCAacaaattttccaaaaaaaaaaaaatcaaaaatcaaaaggcTGACAATCTTCTTGCAGAGACAGCATGGCTTCTGCTTCGTGGAATTTTAGTAGTAAGAAAAGCAGTATTATCTTCACCGAAATAGCAACACGGCTTGTCTTCATCAATCCTCCCCATGGCGACGCTGGTGCTCCTCGGCGGCATCCCCTGAGGCTGCGGCTGCGGCTGCGGGCTGAGCCCCACCACCCTCATCTTCATCTGCTCCTTGATGTACGACTCCAGCTCGGCCCGATCCCCCATGCTCCGGGTCGACGAGGCCCGAACTAGATCCTGCTCCACTTGGGAGCGGGCCGAGCTGACGCTGAAGCTCCTCGGCAGGGCCGTCACCTGCGCGGTCACCGGGATCGCCATCGCGTTCCCGTAGTTCATCCTGTCCGCGTAATCCGACAGGCTCCTCACGTAGAAATCCCGGGCCTTGCTCAGGGCCCGAACCGGAACCGTGATGATCCTCAGGAACCGGTTCTGCTGGCTCGCTTTCGATTTCatctcaatttaatttcttgaaaaACAGAATTGTTTAGTTTGTTGTTGTAAATGAAGAACAGAAGATGATATATATTGCTTGGAAAATGAAGTGAAGTGTATAGTTGGTTAATTTGGAGATGGATGTGTTGTGTATataaatatgagagagagagagagaggcaggtTCTGTGAAGTGATGATGGATCAAATTGTGAgtatgaatttaattaaatatggcGCGTGGACTTTTTCAATGGCACACCAGATAAGATTAAGGAGTCAGCTAATGCTGCTAAGGGGTAAGCCATGCTTGAAATTCAAGCGTAACAATATTAAATGTTTGCTTGacctaaattaaattaatgtttATCGCATGCCAGCTCTCTATTATTTAATTCATGCAATTTGGAATATTATTACTTCACTCTTTTTCTAATGTATTGTTGGGTGAGTTTGAATATTCAATTCATGTGCTGAAAATAATGTCCCAACTACATTCAATTTTCAATCCCGAGCCACtctatgcatgttgtatttttgCACGTTTTTGGTAGTGTTTTAGCTCGATTAGAAGACAATATTTAGCTCCACTAACAATTAATGTAAACAGCAAACTTCTTAATTAGTTATTCAATAGCTAGGTTCGTTCGCGTTAATCGCTACGGTCCGATTTAATGCTTACGGTCCCGTTGGCCACAACTAGTAATGTGACGTAAGGCGGTATTTTGGTCCAGATCATAATTATGTTTTATTGTATCTTAATTTTAGTTTTCTGTATTGTTCATTGTATGTATACCAACCGTGAGAGGACCAATACGTTATAGTTCATCAtctaccaccaaataattcttGTAATAttatcaataattaaattagtatagcAATAAGTAATGTCGAACCACCGAGAACGAGTAAAAGTACTCAAATTTCTAAAGATTAaatttggtgtagccaccacgccttaaattaaGATTGATTATAAACTAAGAAAAACAAGTAAAATAGCAAATATGCTGAGAATTGTTCACGTATTTGGCGAGAAATTCCTATTTTAACTCAAACTCTTATTCCTTATCTTGATATACTTGAGGACTTTCATATCTAATTCCCGCATATAAATACCCCTTCAAAAtttcgtaaaaaataaataaaaaaatacacattTACAGTTTACCAGTTTATATTTATAGCTTAGAACTTATTGTTTTTGTAGTTTTTAAGATTGAAGG is a window from the Salvia miltiorrhiza cultivar Shanhuang (shh) unplaced genomic scaffold, IMPLAD_Smil_shh fragScaff_scaffold_132_2, whole genome shotgun sequence genome containing:
- the LOC131002433 gene encoding uncharacterized protein LOC131002433 — translated: MKSKASQQNRFLRIITVPVRALSKARDFYVRSLSDYADRMNYGNAMAIPVTAQVTALPRSFSVSSARSQVEQDLVRASSTRSMGDRAELESYIKEQMKMRVVGLSPQPQPQPQGMPPRSTSVAMGRIDEDKPCCYFGEDNTAFLTTKIPRSRSHAVSARRLSAF
- the LOC131002446 gene encoding uncharacterized protein LOC131002446, with the translated sequence MSFIFLLASLSILGWSWSCHADMIADICSQSHTISPVTCARTLRSDPRSRGAYLNTLGQIAIKKAKVAVKNTATVAKSVTNLNNMGAVSVCVRVCSSAIDDLNTIAEMLKHSDKSHKNDIPITLSAAATFVETCDDTFAENLGGEPAEVKEASTIAQGLILVVLIIAGMLP